CCCGCTCGCCGGCGGACGCCCGCGCCGTTCTGCGCGGCAGCGCGATGCTCTGGCGTGCCCTGCCGCGCCTGCTGGCCCGCAAGCCCGCCGGAGGCGGAGCGGCGGAGTGACCCGGCCCCTTTCCGCTCATCCCTTTGTCCCACGACTCTTTGTCCCACAACCGCCTTGCGGCTATAGTCGCCACGGCGCCGGCTGGCCGGGCTTCGCCGATCCGGACACGCTGACTGGACCTTTGCATGCCGTCCACCCCGATCCCACCCATCACAACGGAGCTGCCGGCCGGCGCGGATCTTCTGACTCTCCTGTCGCCCGCCTTCGAGGCGCCGCACCCGTCCATCCGCCACAGGGAACGGGTGCCCCCCGACGTCCTGCGCACCATGGAGGCCACCTGGGCGCCGGGCCGCTTCGAGGAACGCCGGGTGAGCGTGCTGCGGCTGCGCGACGTCTGGGTCGCCAAGGAGGGGCTGGTCTTCGACCGCGACGGCGCGCTCTATCACAGGACCGTCACCCAGCACAGCGCGGCTGAGGTGGCCGGGGCGCAGGCCGCCGTCCGGGAGGCCATCGCGCGGGGCGGCGCCACGCCCGACCGCGACGGTCCGGTCGTGCTGTGCAAGAAGCGCGGCGTCGGCAACTACGGACATTGGCTGATGGAGATGCTGCCCAGAGCGCATCTCGTCCACCGCCATCGTCCCGACCTTGGCGCGCGCGTCCTGGTGGCCGACGTGCCCGGCCAGCTGCGCGCCTCCATGGCGGCGTCGCTCGCCCTCCTCGGCATCGACCCGGCCCGCGCCGTGGTGGCCGGCGACGCCCCCCGGGCCTTCGGCGAGCTGCTGCTGGTCGAGGGGCTGACCGATCACGGGGCCTACATGTCCCCGCTGGTCATGGAGTGCGTGGAGGCCCTCGCTGCAGCCGTTCCCCCCCGCCCGCCCCGCCCCCTTCTGGTCAGCCGCCAGAGCGTCGGCTTCCGCCGGCTGGTCGATGAGGACGCGCTGCTGATGCAAGCCATGGCGGCGGGCGCCGTTCCGGTGGAGCCGGCGCTTCTGCCCCTGGCCGACCAGATCGCCTTGTTCAAGGGGGCGTCGCGGATCGCCGGGGTCATGGGGGCTGCCCTGACCAACATCGCCTTCGCCGCACCGGGAACCCGCGTCACCGCCCTGGCACCGGCCGGCATGCCCGACACCTTCTTCTGGTTCATCGCCACGTTGCGCGGCCTGGACTATACGGAAATCCGCTGCACCCCGAGCGGCCCGGTGCGGGGCAACATGCCCTGGGACACCGATCTCCTCCTGGACCCGGAGGACGCGGCGGAGGTCCTTGGGCTCGAAAGCCGCGAGTTCCCGCTCCCCGACGCGACACCCGTTTCCGGATGCGTTCCATGACCGACACGGCGTCCAGCTTCACCATCGGCATCGACAGGGTGACCGTCGGCACCGACCTGCGGGTCGAGGGCTGGGCCTTCCACCACCGCCACGGCCCCTGCCTCGTCGCGGCCTCCGTCGATGGCGCGCCGCCTTCTCCCGTCGACCGTCTGCTGATGGGGATCGGCCGTCACGACGTGGGCCTCGCCCTGAGGATGCTGCAGGCCGACCGCTCCGGCTTCGAGCTGGTGGCCGCCCTGCCCTCGGGCGCCACGTCGGTGACCCTGCATCTGGCCGCCGGAACCCCCGGCGCCGACGAGGAAGGGGCCAGCCTGCCGCTGCTGGTGCGCGAAGGCCCGTCGCTGCGCGGCTGGCAACCGGCCATGGGCAGCGGCATCGCGGTGATGGAGCACCGTTTCCTGACCGAGCGCGGGGTGTCCTTCGCCACCGCCCTCCCCCCGGCGCTGGGCCGAGCGGGCGCGGCGCTCGGCCTGTTCGCCACGCCACGGCACGCCGGGATGCCCCACGCCGCCGCGCCGCTCGCCGCGCCCGTCTCCATCGTGGTTCCGGTCTATGGCGGCAAGACGTTCCTGACCCCGCTGCTCCACAGCCTGCTCGACACGGTCGAATCCCGGCACCCCATCGTCTTCGTGGACGACGGCAACCCCGACCGCAGCGTCTCCGCTTTCCTGGTGGCGCTCGGCGTGTCGCTGGACAACGTCACGGTCGTCGCCAAGCCGCGCAACGAGGGCTATCCCCGCGCCGTCGCCGACGGGCTGGAGGTGGCGACCCGGCTGAACCCCGACGGGCACGTCGTCCTGCTGAACACCGACGTCGAACTGCCAACGGGCTGGCTGGAGCGGCTGGTCGGCCCGATCGAGCGCATGCCGCGGGTCGCCAGCACCACGCCGCTGACCAACGCCGGCACGATCTGCGGCTTTCCCACCATGCCGGAGGACAACGCCCCCTTCCTCGGCGCCACGGTCGGGGAGATCGACGCGGCCTTCGCGTCGCTGGCGGAGCTGCCGCCGGTGGAGGTGCCGACCGGCGTGGGCTTCTGCATGGCGCTGAACCGCAAGGCCCTGCGCGCCGCCGGCTTCTTCGACCTGGACGCCTTCGGACGCGGCTACGGCGAGGAGGTGGACTGGTGCCGGCGCGCCGAACGGCACGGCTTCGTCAACGTCGCCGTGCCCAACCTCTACGTCCACCACCGCCACGGCGGCAGCTTCCCCGGCGAGGAGAGGCAACGCCTGATCGCCGCTTCCGGCGCGGTCATCCGGCAGCGCTATCCGGAGTTCGACGCGGAGGTCCAGGACTTCATCCGCGCCGATCCGCTGCGCCCCGTCCGCGCCGCCGCCGCGGTGGTCGCCCTGGGCCGGATCGGCCGCAAACGGACCGTGCTGCTGTTCGACCATGCGGGCGGCGGCGGAACCGCCACCTTCCGCGCCGCGGAGATCGCGCGCCTTCAGGCGGCGGGCCATGCCGTCCTGCTGGTGCGCCCGGCCGGCCGGCCGATGCCCGGCATGCCGGCTGGCGCGCTCGACCTAGAACTGCGGCTTCGCGACCCGGCGCAGGAAGAACCGTCGGAGGAAGGGCTGAGCTTCCGCTGGCTGGCCAACGACCTGTCCGACCTCGCGGCCCTTGCCGGCGCGCTGCCGCTGGCCGGGATCACGGTCAGTTCCCTCGTCGGCTACGCCGACCCGGCGGCGGTGATGGCCTTCATCCGGGATCTGCGCGCGATGCGGGGCGTGCCGCTGCGCCTTCTCCACCACGATTATTTCCCGGTGTGCCCGTCACTGAACCTGATCGACGCGCAGGACCGGTTCTGTGGCGTCCCGGGACTGGAGCGCTGCCGCGCCTGCCTGCCGGCTAACCCGCACCGCCACGGGCCGGTGGGGACGGTGACGCCGGACCCCGCTTTCGATCTGGCGGGACACCGCCGCCTGTGGCAGGCCTTCTTCGACCTCGCCGACCGCCACGTCTTCTTCTCGCGGAGTGCGCTCGCCACCATGCGGCGGGCCTTCTCGCTGGAGGACGGACGGCTGAGGATCATCCCGCATCTGGCCGGTCACGTGACGGTGACCCCGCTGCCACCCCCGTCCCCTCCGCCGGCCGGGTCCGATCCGGCGGCGCGCGTGGCAATCGTCGGCGGTATCGGGGTGGCCAAGGGGTCCAACATCGTCGAGGCGATGGTCCGCCTGGCCGAGGCGCACCGGCTTCCCCTCGTCTTCGAGCTGTTCGGCAACATCGACCGCCCGATCCCCTCCGCCCATTTCCACGACAACGGCCCCTACGAGCCGGACCAGCTGCCGCGCCTGCTGGCCGGGCGGGGATGCCGGGCCGTCTTCCTGCCCTCGATCTGGCCGGAGACCCATTGCTACGTGCTGGACGAGGTGGTCGGGCTGGGGCTGCCGGTGGGCGTCTTCGGTGTCGGCGCGCCCGCCGAACGGCTGCGCCACTGGCCGAACGGCTTCGTCGTCCCGACGGTCACGGCGGAGGCGGCGCTGTCGGCCCTTCTTCAGGTGACGGGGCGGGCTGCGCCTCCCGCACCCTGACGCCGCTGCCGGGCTTTATCGAAGCCAATTTGTATTCGCTCCGGCTTCATGCCGGCGAGCGCAAAGCCCGGCACATCGGGCTTTGCGCTCGCCGACAAACCGAAGATACGGCGCAGGTTTTAACAGACAAGGAATCGTCTTATTTTGAATCAATGCGTTTCAGTGCAATGCCTGAAACCGACAGATCCCCGAGACCATTGAAGAAGGTGCGAACCTCCACATTCTTGGCACCTTTTAGAACTGAAACCTCACCACTGCAAGCGCTCTGCCTACCCGTTTTCAAAGGTGCTTGGAAAAACGTTTGCGGGCCGTCCACGACGCCAACAAAGTCCCAAGAGCCGACGCCGGACCCACCCGAACCCCCTGTGCTGGATTGGTAGTCGACACAGGCGACGTATTTCCCCGGCGACAAATTTGCGTAGGGGCCGAAGGTCAGGACACCACCTTGCCCATCCCCTCCCTGGACCGTTCGCGCGTCTCCCTGGACATGCCCGACGATGCCCGGCAGGTCGGCCGCCACAAGCGCGACTGCGGACTCGCCCCATAGGCCCGTCTCGAGCTTGGTCTGCGGAACACGCCGTTTCATCATGAAATCGTGCAGTTCCGATCCGCTGTAATAGAAAACATCAAACGCGGCCTGTTCGCACCGGTGGCGCTCGTATCCGGAAGGCAACTGAGCCTCAATGTTGTCGGCCAGGAACGGGATGGAGCCGGCGGCGGCCGAATCCCTTGCGGTGATCACGAAGTTGATGTGGGTCCCGTAGTGCTGCTGGCGGATGAGGGGGCCGACGGTCGACATCCAGAAAAAGGGACGGAGATCGGGTTGCACCGCGATCATCCGGTCGATGGAGCGGGTCTGGTACTGAACACCCCGAGCATGCCAGTAATCGGAAATACCGGTGCGCAGCTTATGCTTGCCGCCCAGATCGTCAAGGCAGGCGGCGATCTGCCATTCATAAAGGCGGTTATCGCCCTGCAGCCCGAGAATTGGGACGACTCCGTAATCGCGCAAATGGGAGAAACTGAAGTCGGGAGCCATGATCCGGGTCGTCGCCATCGCCGCACCTGTCGCTCCCAGGCCGACGAGGCACAGCCCTGCGGCGTAGCCGGACCAGCGGGAGCGGGTCTGCCGCCCGGCGCACCGGCGGTCGTGAATGATCAGGCTCAGCAGAAAGACTAGGGCGCCGGGAAGCATGAGGTACCGCAGGCCGAATTCGTCCGCATACCCGCCGGAGATGATCGACCCGGTGACCAGAACACCGCCCGACGCCAACAAAAATGCCCAGGCGATGGCCAACCTGCCATCGCACTCGACCATGCCGATCCGCAGGCTCGACAGCCCTTCGGTCCGTGCGCCAGTTTCGCGGCGGAACTGCACGATGCCAGGCAAAGCCGCCGCCGAATACAGCAAGGCCGCGGCCATGGACCCGAGAAAAATCCAGACGAGGGCATCGGCGGAGCGATAGAGAAGCTCAAAGCTGTCCAGGAACTTGTTCAAGGACGCGATCATCCGCACACGCGAGATCGACGCCCGGCCAAGCAGCGGGTCGTTGTAGGTCACGTAGCCTTCCAGCCCCTTGGCCACGGCAAACGCCCCGAGAACCATCAGGGTTGCGAGGATCACCCGGTTTCGCGTCCGCGCATCCCTTCCCGCAAGCGCGGCCGTCATCAGTCCGACGAGGGACATCGGCACAACGAAGGCCAGGATGAACAGCGAACCCGAAAGCACCGCAACGACCACGCCAAGACCAAGGGCCAGCAGCCAGACAACACCGCCCCGATCGATGAAACGCAGGAACGCGCCCAGGCACAGCAATCCAAAGATGGTCGTTGGAACATGCACGTTGTTGTGGATGTGGTAGAACCAACCATGGTCCACGGCCACGAGATTGGTCAGCGACAGGACAATCAACAACGACGCGATTCCGACTTTCGAGACGTCGGGCATGATCTGGCGCGCCAGAAAAATGGCGGACCCGGCGAGGATCAGGATCTGAAGGATGGTGACCAACAGAATGCGGTCGCCCGGATGCACGAGCAGAAGATAGGCGAGAGCGTTCAGGGCGGTGTCCGGAACATAGGCCGGAGCCGGGGTGAACCGCCAATGGGACCATGCGCCGCCGAGGTCGAACAGATCCCGGAACAGGTCTGCCTGAAACAGCATATCGCTGTGAAGGCTGAGCCGGAAACCGTTCAACAGCGCCGTCATCAGCACCAAAAGCCACGCTGCGGGCAGCAGAATGCGCGTCGCGGCACCCCCCGATGCGATGCGGTGGTTCTCTCTTCCCATCTCTACCAATTCGATCACGTTGCCGAAGGACGTCGAACATACCGAAAAACATGGAGCCGTCAGGAATTTTGCGCGCACAAACACAACGAGTGGTGACCCCATTATCAGCCGCAAACACGAACAAGCGAAACGAAACCTGTCACGGATAGGACACTAGACTCCCGGTCGGCCGGGCGCATAGGGTGGCGCCGCCCCCGAAGCACCGCCTTGGAATCC
This genomic window from Azospirillum baldaniorum contains:
- a CDS encoding glycosyltransferase family 61 protein, whose amino-acid sequence is MPSTPIPPITTELPAGADLLTLLSPAFEAPHPSIRHRERVPPDVLRTMEATWAPGRFEERRVSVLRLRDVWVAKEGLVFDRDGALYHRTVTQHSAAEVAGAQAAVREAIARGGATPDRDGPVVLCKKRGVGNYGHWLMEMLPRAHLVHRHRPDLGARVLVADVPGQLRASMAASLALLGIDPARAVVAGDAPRAFGELLLVEGLTDHGAYMSPLVMECVEALAAAVPPRPPRPLLVSRQSVGFRRLVDEDALLMQAMAAGAVPVEPALLPLADQIALFKGASRIAGVMGAALTNIAFAAPGTRVTALAPAGMPDTFFWFIATLRGLDYTEIRCTPSGPVRGNMPWDTDLLLDPEDAAEVLGLESREFPLPDATPVSGCVP
- a CDS encoding glycosyltransferase; the protein is MTDTASSFTIGIDRVTVGTDLRVEGWAFHHRHGPCLVAASVDGAPPSPVDRLLMGIGRHDVGLALRMLQADRSGFELVAALPSGATSVTLHLAAGTPGADEEGASLPLLVREGPSLRGWQPAMGSGIAVMEHRFLTERGVSFATALPPALGRAGAALGLFATPRHAGMPHAAAPLAAPVSIVVPVYGGKTFLTPLLHSLLDTVESRHPIVFVDDGNPDRSVSAFLVALGVSLDNVTVVAKPRNEGYPRAVADGLEVATRLNPDGHVVLLNTDVELPTGWLERLVGPIERMPRVASTTPLTNAGTICGFPTMPEDNAPFLGATVGEIDAAFASLAELPPVEVPTGVGFCMALNRKALRAAGFFDLDAFGRGYGEEVDWCRRAERHGFVNVAVPNLYVHHRHGGSFPGEERQRLIAASGAVIRQRYPEFDAEVQDFIRADPLRPVRAAAAVVALGRIGRKRTVLLFDHAGGGGTATFRAAEIARLQAAGHAVLLVRPAGRPMPGMPAGALDLELRLRDPAQEEPSEEGLSFRWLANDLSDLAALAGALPLAGITVSSLVGYADPAAVMAFIRDLRAMRGVPLRLLHHDYFPVCPSLNLIDAQDRFCGVPGLERCRACLPANPHRHGPVGTVTPDPAFDLAGHRRLWQAFFDLADRHVFFSRSALATMRRAFSLEDGRLRIIPHLAGHVTVTPLPPPSPPPAGSDPAARVAIVGGIGVAKGSNIVEAMVRLAEAHRLPLVFELFGNIDRPIPSAHFHDNGPYEPDQLPRLLAGRGCRAVFLPSIWPETHCYVLDEVVGLGLPVGVFGVGAPAERLRHWPNGFVVPTVTAEAALSALLQVTGRAAPPAP